One Paraburkholderia sp. IMGN_8 DNA window includes the following coding sequences:
- the rplU gene encoding 50S ribosomal protein L21, producing the protein MYAVIKTGGKQYKVAVGEKLKVEQIPADIDAEITLDQVLAVGEGESIKFGTPLVSGASVKATVVSQGRHAKVTIFKMRRRKHYQKHGGHRQNYTELRIDAINA; encoded by the coding sequence ATGTACGCGGTCATAAAAACCGGTGGCAAGCAGTATAAAGTTGCTGTCGGCGAAAAACTTAAAGTAGAACAGATACCGGCAGACATTGACGCTGAAATCACGCTCGACCAGGTTCTCGCAGTGGGCGAAGGCGAATCGATTAAGTTCGGTACGCCGCTGGTCAGTGGGGCTTCCGTCAAGGCTACCGTCGTGTCGCAAGGTCGTCACGCAAAAGTGACCATCTTCAAGATGCGTCGCCGGAAGCACTACCAGAAGCATGGCGGCCACCGCCAGAACTATACCGAACTGCGCATCGACGCGATCAACGCGTAA
- the rpmA gene encoding 50S ribosomal protein L27, translating to MAHKKAGGSSRNGRDSESKRLGVKVYGGQAINAGGIIVRQRGTRMHPGENVGIGKDHTLFALTDGHVNFSTKGAAKKHMVNVVPAAV from the coding sequence ATGGCACACAAAAAGGCAGGCGGATCGTCCCGGAACGGCCGCGACTCTGAATCGAAGCGTCTCGGCGTTAAGGTTTACGGCGGTCAAGCCATCAACGCTGGCGGCATCATCGTGCGTCAACGTGGCACGCGTATGCACCCGGGCGAAAACGTCGGTATCGGCAAGGATCACACCTTGTTCGCGCTGACGGACGGCCACGTCAATTTCTCGACGAAGGGCGCAGCGAAGAAGCACATGGTCAACGTCGTCCCGGCAGCAGTCTGA
- the cgtA gene encoding Obg family GTPase CgtA yields MKFIDEARIEVIAGDGGDGSASMRREKFVPFGGPDGGDGGRGGSVIAVADRNINTLIDYRYAKKHLARNGENGRGADCYGKGGDDITLRMPVGTTITDMETGELIADLTEHNQSVQIAQGGAGGLGNLHFKSSTNRAPRQKTDGKPGERRMVRLELKVLADVGLLGMPNAGKSTFISSVSNARPKIADYPFTTLAPNLGVVRVGPSRSFVIADIPGLIEGAAEGAGLGHQFLRHLQRTGLLLHIVDLAPFDDAVDPVAEAKAIVNELRKYDELLYEKTRWLVLNKLDMVPEDEREARIAAFIEGFGWDGPVFEISALTGQGCENLCYAVFDHIAAHSDAQRAAEAEDLAADVRFREKPEAPAAAASDSVDPQE; encoded by the coding sequence ATGAAGTTCATTGACGAAGCGAGAATTGAAGTCATCGCCGGCGACGGAGGGGATGGCAGCGCGTCGATGCGCCGCGAGAAATTCGTTCCGTTCGGCGGCCCGGATGGCGGCGACGGCGGGCGGGGCGGCAGTGTGATCGCGGTCGCGGACCGCAATATCAACACGCTGATCGACTACCGCTACGCGAAGAAACATTTGGCGCGCAACGGCGAAAACGGCCGCGGCGCGGACTGCTACGGCAAGGGCGGCGACGACATCACGCTGCGCATGCCGGTCGGCACGACCATCACCGATATGGAAACCGGCGAGCTGATCGCCGATTTGACCGAGCACAACCAGAGCGTGCAGATCGCGCAAGGCGGCGCGGGCGGTCTCGGCAACCTGCATTTCAAATCCAGTACGAACCGCGCGCCGCGTCAGAAGACGGACGGCAAGCCCGGCGAGCGCCGCATGGTGCGCCTCGAATTGAAGGTTCTGGCCGATGTCGGTCTGCTCGGCATGCCGAACGCCGGCAAGTCGACCTTTATCTCCTCGGTGTCGAACGCACGGCCGAAGATCGCCGATTATCCGTTCACCACGCTCGCGCCGAATCTCGGTGTGGTGCGCGTCGGGCCGAGCCGCAGCTTCGTGATCGCCGATATTCCTGGCCTGATCGAAGGCGCGGCGGAAGGTGCCGGCCTCGGTCACCAGTTCCTGCGCCACTTGCAGCGTACGGGTCTATTGCTGCACATCGTCGACCTCGCGCCGTTCGACGACGCGGTCGATCCGGTCGCGGAAGCCAAGGCCATCGTCAACGAGCTGCGCAAGTATGACGAGCTGCTGTATGAAAAGACGCGCTGGCTGGTGCTGAACAAGCTCGACATGGTGCCTGAAGACGAGCGTGAAGCGCGCATCGCGGCATTCATCGAGGGCTTCGGCTGGGACGGCCCGGTGTTCGAAATCTCGGCGTTGACCGGCCAGGGTTGTGAGAATCTTTGCTACGCGGTATTCGACCACATCGCCGCGCATTCGGACGCGCAGCGTGCGGCCGAAGCTGAAGACCTCGCCGCGGACGTGCGTTTCCGCGAAAAGCCGGAAGCGCCGGCCGCCGCGGCGTCGGACAGCGTCGACCCGCAGGAATAA
- the proB gene encoding glutamate 5-kinase, with the protein MRSVIADSRRLVVKVGSSLVTNDGRGLDHAAIGRWAAQIAALRAQGKEVVLVSSGAIAEGMQRLGWTRRPREIDELQAAAAVGQMGLAQVYESRFAEHSIQTAQILLTHADLADRERYLNARSTLLTLLRLGVVPIINENDTVVTDEIKFGDNDTLGALVANLIEGDALVILTDQQGLFTADPRKDPNATLVQQADAGAPELEAMAGGAGSSLGRGGMLTKILAAKRAAHSGANTVIASGREADVLSRLASGEAIGTQLIARTARMAARKQWMADHLQVRGHVVIDDGAVEKLTEGGKSLLPIGIVGVQGAFARGEVIACLSVAGREVARGLTNYSSAETKLIQRRPSGDIESVLGYMLEPELIHRDNLVLV; encoded by the coding sequence ATGCGTTCCGTCATCGCAGATTCACGGCGATTGGTAGTGAAAGTCGGCTCGAGCCTCGTCACGAATGACGGGCGCGGCCTCGATCATGCTGCGATCGGCCGCTGGGCCGCGCAGATTGCCGCACTGCGCGCGCAGGGCAAGGAAGTGGTGCTGGTCAGTTCAGGCGCCATTGCCGAAGGGATGCAGCGGCTCGGCTGGACCAGGCGGCCGCGCGAAATCGACGAATTGCAGGCGGCCGCGGCCGTCGGTCAAATGGGCCTTGCGCAGGTCTACGAAAGCCGCTTTGCCGAGCATTCGATTCAAACCGCGCAGATTCTGCTGACTCACGCCGATCTGGCCGACCGCGAACGCTATCTGAATGCGCGCTCCACGTTGCTTACGCTGCTACGTTTGGGCGTCGTGCCGATCATCAACGAGAACGACACAGTCGTTACCGACGAGATCAAGTTCGGCGACAACGACACGCTGGGTGCGCTGGTCGCGAACCTGATCGAAGGGGATGCGCTCGTCATCCTCACCGATCAGCAAGGGCTTTTCACCGCAGATCCGCGCAAGGATCCGAACGCGACGCTGGTCCAGCAAGCCGATGCCGGTGCGCCGGAACTCGAAGCGATGGCAGGCGGCGCGGGCTCGAGCCTCGGCCGCGGCGGCATGCTGACCAAGATTCTCGCAGCCAAGCGCGCGGCGCACAGCGGCGCCAATACGGTGATCGCGAGCGGTCGCGAAGCGGATGTGCTGTCGCGGCTCGCCTCGGGCGAAGCGATCGGCACGCAGCTGATTGCGCGCACCGCGCGGATGGCGGCGCGCAAGCAATGGATGGCGGATCATCTGCAGGTGCGCGGCCATGTCGTGATCGACGACGGCGCGGTCGAGAAGCTGACCGAAGGCGGCAAGAGCTTGCTGCCCATCGGCATCGTCGGCGTGCAGGGCGCGTTTGCACGCGGCGAAGTGATTGCGTGTCTGAGCGTTGCGGGGCGGGAAGTCGCGCGCGGTTTGACGAACTACAGCAGCGCGGAAACCAAGTTGATCCAGCGGCGTCCGAGCGGCGATATCGAATCGGTGCTCGGCTACATGCTGGAGCCGGAGCTGATTCATCGCGACAACCTCGTGCTGGTCTGA
- a CDS encoding CNP1-like family protein produces MKALALVVACVATGALLAGCSSAGKPTNQDDSAFHYLLDQPTNWVENKVDTLPPLPQDSNLLPFEVSGNTPLQFSIDRNSVSVGSDGVVRYTVVVTSPSGARNVNYEGIRCDTYEWRLYAGLNADHDGWDRTVENGFTRIENGALNAYQAVLYQDYMCANKIPTGKAGQIVENIRYKRTAASLVR; encoded by the coding sequence TTGAAAGCACTTGCTCTCGTCGTGGCGTGCGTCGCCACCGGCGCCCTGCTGGCCGGCTGCTCGAGCGCCGGCAAACCTACCAATCAAGACGACAGCGCGTTCCACTACCTGCTGGACCAGCCGACCAACTGGGTTGAAAACAAGGTGGACACCCTGCCGCCGCTGCCGCAAGACTCGAATTTGTTGCCTTTCGAGGTTTCCGGCAATACGCCGCTCCAGTTTTCGATCGATAGAAACTCCGTCAGCGTCGGCTCCGACGGCGTGGTGCGCTATACGGTGGTCGTGACGAGTCCGAGCGGCGCGCGCAACGTGAACTACGAAGGGATCCGCTGCGACACGTACGAATGGCGCCTCTATGCAGGTCTGAACGCCGATCATGACGGCTGGGACCGGACAGTTGAGAACGGCTTCACGCGAATTGAGAACGGCGCGCTGAACGCCTATCAGGCAGTGCTGTATCAGGACTATATGTGCGCGAACAAGATACCGACGGGCAAGGCGGGCCAGATTGTCGAGAATATCCGCTACAAGCGCACGGCGGCCTCGTTGGTTCGCTAA
- a CDS encoding RNA pyrophosphohydrolase yields MLDREGFRPNVGIILLNAHNEVFWGKRLREHSWQFPQGGIKYGETPVQAMYRELHEETGLLPEHVKVIGRTRDWLRYEVPDKFIKREVRGHYRGQKQIWFLLRMVGRDCDICLRATDHPEFDAWRWNEYWVPLDCVIEFKRDVYQLALTELSRFMRRAAPRAEKPGGHHGPRYPRIASSMEGPPDSTMMTVTTVSIETSIHTTSIVSDCVPGSGSGAEVGAASAQEDEPDRGTAGSLLRSGVRS; encoded by the coding sequence ATGCTGGATCGTGAAGGCTTTCGCCCGAACGTCGGCATCATCCTCTTGAACGCGCACAACGAGGTGTTTTGGGGCAAACGGCTCCGTGAACATTCCTGGCAGTTTCCGCAAGGGGGCATCAAGTACGGTGAGACCCCCGTGCAAGCCATGTATCGGGAGTTACACGAAGAAACCGGGCTGCTTCCAGAGCACGTCAAGGTGATCGGTCGCACGCGCGACTGGTTGCGTTACGAGGTGCCTGACAAGTTCATCAAGCGCGAAGTACGCGGTCATTACCGCGGCCAGAAACAAATCTGGTTTTTGCTCCGGATGGTTGGACGCGATTGCGACATCTGCTTGCGCGCCACCGACCACCCTGAGTTCGATGCGTGGCGCTGGAACGAGTACTGGGTGCCGCTCGACTGTGTGATCGAGTTCAAGCGGGATGTGTATCAGTTGGCGCTGACGGAACTCTCCCGTTTCATGCGCCGGGCTGCGCCGCGTGCGGAAAAACCTGGCGGGCACCATGGGCCGCGTTATCCCCGGATAGCGTCGTCGATGGAAGGTCCGCCGGATTCGACGATGATGACGGTGACCACCGTTAGCATCGAAACATCGATTCACACGACGTCGATTGTGTCCGATTGCGTGCCTGGTTCCGGGTCGGGAGCCGAGGTTGGCGCCGCGTCGGCACAAGAAGACGAGCCGGATCGCGGAACCGCCGGCTCGCTCTTGCGTAGCGGCGTGCGCAGTTAA
- a CDS encoding proline--tRNA ligase, producing MKASRFFIGTLKEAPADAEIVSHKLMVRAGMIRRVAGGIYNYLPIGLRSIRKVEAIVREEMNRAGAIELLMPAVQPAELWQESGRWEKYGPELLRFKDRKQSDFVIGPTHEEVVTDIARNQIKSYRQLPVNFYQIQTKFRDEIRPRFGVMRGREFIMKDAYSFDKDAEGLRESYRKMYDAYVRIFTRLGLDFRAVAADNGSIGGSGSHEFHVIAETGEDAIAYCPTSEFAANVEAAEALPLYAERAAPAEDMKKTATPGKAKCEAVAELLNIPLERTIKSIVLATENQGAEPTIWLLMLRGDHDLNEIKASKLPGLAEFRMATEAEIIETFGTPPGYLGPINTKKPVQVVADRTVANMSDFVVGSNEVDYHTTGVNWGRDLPEPVVADIRNVQKGDPSPDGKGVIDICRGIEVGHVFQLGTKYSEAMNATCLDETGKPQPMEMGCYGIGVTRILGAAIEQNFDDKGIIWPESIAPFEVVLCPMGYDRSEAVREEADKLYAALVEAGIDVILDDRGERPGVMFADWELIGVPHRLVIGDRGLKEGKLEYQGRRDAEATLLPVEDAAQTVIGKVRAALAH from the coding sequence ATGAAAGCTTCCCGTTTCTTTATCGGCACCCTGAAAGAAGCGCCCGCCGACGCCGAGATCGTCAGTCACAAGCTCATGGTGCGCGCCGGCATGATCCGCCGCGTCGCCGGCGGTATCTATAACTACCTGCCGATCGGCCTGCGTTCGATCCGCAAGGTGGAAGCCATCGTGCGCGAAGAAATGAACCGGGCAGGGGCGATCGAGTTGTTGATGCCGGCGGTGCAGCCGGCCGAGCTGTGGCAGGAATCGGGCCGCTGGGAAAAGTACGGCCCCGAACTGCTGCGCTTCAAGGACCGCAAACAATCCGATTTCGTGATTGGACCGACCCACGAAGAAGTGGTGACGGACATCGCGCGCAACCAGATCAAGAGCTACCGCCAATTGCCGGTGAACTTCTATCAGATCCAGACGAAGTTCCGCGACGAGATCCGTCCGCGTTTCGGTGTGATGCGCGGCCGCGAGTTCATCATGAAAGACGCGTACTCGTTCGACAAGGACGCGGAAGGCCTGCGCGAGTCGTATCGCAAGATGTACGACGCGTACGTGCGCATCTTCACGCGCCTCGGCCTGGATTTCCGCGCGGTGGCGGCGGACAACGGCTCGATCGGCGGCAGCGGCTCGCATGAATTCCATGTGATCGCCGAGACCGGCGAAGACGCGATCGCCTATTGCCCGACTTCCGAGTTCGCCGCGAATGTCGAAGCGGCCGAAGCCTTGCCGCTGTACGCGGAACGCGCGGCGCCCGCCGAGGACATGAAGAAGACCGCAACGCCGGGCAAGGCGAAGTGCGAAGCGGTGGCTGAACTGCTGAACATTCCACTCGAACGCACGATCAAGTCGATCGTCCTCGCCACGGAAAACCAAGGCGCCGAGCCCACCATCTGGTTGCTGATGCTGCGTGGCGATCACGATCTGAACGAGATCAAGGCGAGCAAGCTGCCGGGTCTGGCTGAGTTCCGCATGGCGACCGAAGCTGAGATCATCGAGACCTTCGGCACGCCGCCGGGTTACCTCGGCCCGATCAACACGAAGAAGCCGGTCCAGGTCGTCGCGGATCGCACGGTCGCGAACATGAGCGACTTCGTGGTCGGCTCGAACGAGGTGGATTACCACACCACCGGTGTGAACTGGGGCCGCGATCTGCCGGAACCGGTCGTCGCCGATATCCGCAACGTGCAGAAGGGCGATCCGTCGCCGGACGGCAAGGGCGTCATCGACATCTGTCGCGGTATCGAAGTCGGCCACGTGTTCCAGCTCGGCACGAAGTATTCGGAAGCGATGAACGCCACTTGCCTCGACGAAACCGGTAAGCCGCAGCCGATGGAAATGGGCTGCTACGGCATTGGCGTCACGCGTATTCTCGGTGCTGCGATCGAACAGAATTTCGACGACAAGGGCATTATCTGGCCGGAGTCGATTGCGCCGTTCGAGGTCGTGCTGTGCCCGATGGGTTACGACCGCAGCGAAGCCGTGCGCGAAGAGGCCGACAAGCTGTACGCGGCTTTGGTCGAAGCGGGCATCGACGTGATCCTCGATGACCGCGGCGAGCGCCCGGGCGTGATGTTCGCCGATTGGGAGCTGATCGGCGTGCCGCATCGTCTGGTGATCGGCGATCGTGGCCTGAAGGAAGGCAAGCTCGAATACCAGGGCCGCCGCGACGCGGAAGCCACTTTGCTGCCGGTCGAAGACGCCGCGCAAACGGTGATCGGCAAAGTTCGCGCCGCGTTGGCGCACTAA
- a CDS encoding MarC family protein, with the protein MEYTFLSATVLLLLITDPLGNIPLFISCLRGVAPKRRTIVILREVAIAFAILLVFMVVGDRFLRMMSLTDQSLRIGGGIVLFLIALRMVFPHPDGPFGGDTRGGEPLIVPLAIPALAGPSALATVMLLTSQAPGKMFEWIGALTVTMIVCAIVLMLAERIQSWLGERTMMAFERLMGLVLVAISVEMMLGGIRTFVHQL; encoded by the coding sequence GTGGAGTACACCTTCCTGTCTGCTACCGTCCTGCTGCTTCTGATCACCGACCCACTCGGCAACATCCCGCTCTTCATCAGTTGCCTGCGCGGAGTGGCGCCGAAGCGGCGCACGATCGTCATTCTCCGTGAGGTGGCGATCGCCTTTGCGATCCTGCTGGTCTTCATGGTGGTCGGCGACCGCTTCCTGCGCATGATGAGTCTGACCGACCAGTCGTTGCGCATCGGCGGCGGGATCGTGCTGTTTCTGATCGCGCTCAGGATGGTGTTCCCGCACCCGGATGGTCCGTTCGGTGGCGACACGCGCGGCGGCGAACCGCTGATCGTGCCGCTCGCCATTCCGGCGCTGGCGGGCCCATCGGCGCTGGCGACGGTGATGCTGCTGACGTCGCAGGCGCCCGGCAAGATGTTCGAGTGGATCGGTGCGTTGACCGTCACGATGATCGTCTGCGCGATCGTGCTGATGCTGGCGGAGCGCATTCAGTCGTGGCTCGGCGAGCGCACGATGATGGCCTTCGAGCGGCTGATGGGACTCGTGCTAGTGGCGATTTCGGTCGAGATGATGCTAGGCGGGATTCGCACCTTCGTGCATCAGCTTTGA